GTCCGGGTACCGCCGGCGAGCCTCGGCTCGGTACCGGTCGGTGGAGTGGGTACGGTCGCCGTCGTACTCCGGGATGACCCGATCGCCGAACAGCTCGATCATCTCCAAGGTCTGGTCATGGGTTAGACCCTCGGTGGGAAGTCCGAACACCACCTGATCACAGCCCACCTCCTGATACCGGTTCAGTTGCTCGCTGACCTCCTCGGGATTGCCGCACAGCATGTAGCCACCGTCGATGGCCAGGTCCAGCAGCTCGTCAGTCCAACCTGGGTCGACCGGCGGGTTGGGCCAGGTGATGGCATCCGGGGACTTAGGCATGGTGTCGTGGTACATGTTGACCATGGTCACCAGATAGCCCCGCCCCTTGGCCTTGGCCACGGCGCGGGCCTCCTCCCGGTCCTCCAGACAGATGCAGGCGTTGGTCATCATCACGTTGTCGTTCCTGAACTGGCCGATCTGCTCGACCGGATCCTGGATGGCCTCCTTGTAGGCCTCCACCCTGCCCCTGAGGTTGTGGATAGGTTCGAAGTTGAAGGCGATGGCACCGATGCCCAGGGAACCGGCCTTAGCGAAGGTGGGTGGGTTACCGCAGGCCACCCAAAGCGGCGGGTGGCCCTTGCCGTAGGGCTTGGGGAGGATGTTGTGGGGGGTCGGCACGGTGAAGAACTCCCCGTCGAAGTCGTAGTCCTTCTGCTCCCACATGCGAGGGATCTCGCGGATGACCTCGTCCCACTGGGCCTTGGTCTCGCTGGGGTCCATGACGTTGAAGGTGCGTAACTCGTGACTGCCGGCACCTCGACCCGTGCCGAACTCGAACCGGTTGTTCGTGACGTGGTCGAGCATGGCTGCCCGTTCGGCGAT
The DNA window shown above is from Acidimicrobiales bacterium and carries:
- a CDS encoding LLM class flavin-dependent oxidoreductase yields the protein MEFGIFSNGYTPGPAAHDSESEHTELLREAEYAILADKHNWKYIWFGEHHGLTEYSHMSAPAPVMGWVAAQTDYIHIGSAITSLPTNKEHPVRIAERAAMLDHVTNNRFEFGTGRGAGSHELRTFNVMDPSETKAQWDEVIREIPRMWEQKDYDFDGEFFTVPTPHNILPKPYGKGHPPLWVACGNPPTFAKAGSLGIGAIAFNFEPIHNLRGRVEAYKEAIQDPVEQIGQFRNDNVMMTNACICLEDREEARAVAKAKGRGYLVTMVNMYHDTMPKSPDAITWPNPPVDPGWTDELLDLAIDGGYMLCGNPEEVSEQLNRYQEVGCDQVVFGLPTEGLTHDQTLEMIELFGDRVIPEYDGDRTHSTDRYRAEARRRYPDFQYAIPEDIDVSVIPTTALLPLG